From one Rhizobium sp. CIAT894 genomic stretch:
- a CDS encoding DUF2809 domain-containing protein yields the protein MREIMQTRSHVQLLRLAALLVVIVLGLVLRRFGYAIDLPFVVVKYGGSALWGTMVYLLVALIAARSRPAGIAIIALSIAILVELFRLYHTPWLDAFRLTTAGALLLGRIFSLWNMLAYAIGIAAAWVVDPAGRAVVSRG from the coding sequence TTGCGCGAAATCATGCAAACCCGCTCTCACGTGCAGCTCCTTCGTCTCGCAGCTCTGCTTGTGGTGATCGTGCTTGGGCTGGTGCTCAGACGGTTCGGCTATGCGATCGATCTGCCCTTCGTCGTCGTCAAATATGGCGGATCCGCGCTCTGGGGGACGATGGTCTATCTGCTCGTGGCGCTTATCGCTGCACGGTCCCGGCCGGCCGGCATCGCCATCATCGCCCTGTCCATCGCGATCTTAGTGGAATTGTTCCGGCTGTATCACACGCCCTGGCTCGACGCGTTTCGGCTGACTACGGCAGGCGCGCTGCTGCTTGGCCGGATATTCTCGCTGTGGAATATGCTGGCTTATGCAATCGGCATCGCCGCAGCCTGGGTCGTCGATCCTGCCGGTCGGGCGGTCGTCTCACGAGGCTGA
- a CDS encoding lysozyme inhibitor LprI family protein has product MSAALGLAILISTSGPAWSASFDCDGQELKPDEKTICDNRALNDADVKMATTFELLSGLLAMGSRGTLQDEQTAWLKKRQACGADAACLQGAYDERLKQLGETYKNINRPL; this is encoded by the coding sequence ATGTCGGCCGCTCTCGGCTTGGCGATCCTGATTTCCACATCCGGTCCGGCATGGTCTGCAAGCTTCGACTGCGATGGGCAGGAATTGAAGCCGGATGAAAAGACGATCTGCGACAACCGCGCGCTCAACGATGCCGATGTGAAGATGGCCACCACCTTCGAGCTGCTCTCCGGCCTGCTGGCCATGGGCTCGCGCGGCACATTGCAGGACGAGCAGACAGCCTGGCTGAAGAAGCGGCAGGCGTGCGGGGCGGATGCCGCCTGCCTCCAAGGCGCCTATGACGAGCGGCTGAAGCAGCTCGGCGAGACCTATAAAAACATCAACCGGCCGCTCTGA
- the rplQ gene encoding 50S ribosomal protein L17, producing the protein MRHAKAGRKLNRTASHRKAMFANMAASLITHEQIVTTLPKAKEIRPIVEKLVTLGKRGDLHARRQAISQIRDAAVVSKLFDTIATRYATRNGGYLRIMKAGFRQGDNAALAVIEFVDRDTFAKGAADKARVAAEEQAVAA; encoded by the coding sequence ATGCGCCACGCAAAGGCCGGCCGCAAGCTCAATAGAACTGCAAGCCACCGCAAGGCGATGTTCGCCAACATGGCGGCTTCGCTCATTACCCACGAACAGATCGTCACGACCCTGCCGAAGGCCAAGGAAATCCGTCCGATCGTCGAGAAGCTCGTTACGCTCGGCAAGCGCGGCGACCTGCATGCTCGCCGTCAGGCGATCTCGCAGATCCGCGATGCCGCTGTCGTTTCGAAGCTGTTCGACACGATCGCAACGCGTTACGCCACCCGCAACGGCGGCTACCTGCGCATCATGAAGGCCGGCTTCCGCCAGGGCGACAATGCCGCTTTGGCCGTGATCGAATTCGTTGATCGCGACACCTTCGCCAAGGGCGCAGCCGACAAGGCCCGCGTCGCTGCCGAAGAGCAGGCTGTCGCCGCTTAA
- a CDS encoding DNA-directed RNA polymerase subunit alpha, giving the protein MIQKNWQELIKPNKVEFSSSSRTRATLVAEPLERGFGLTLGNALRRVLLSSLRGAAVTAVQIDGVLHEFSSIPGVREDVTDIVLNIKEIAIKMDGDDAKRMVVRKQGPGVVTAGDIQTVGDIEILNPEHVICTLDEGAEIRMEFTVNNGKGYVPAERNRAEDAPIGLIPVDSLYSPVKKVSYKVENTREGQVLDYDKLNMTIETDGSITGEDAVAFAARILQDQLGVFVNFDEPQKETEEEAVTELAFNPALLKKVDELELSVRSANCLKNDNIVYIGDLIQKTEAEMLRTPNFGRKSLNEIKEVLASMGLHLGMEVPAWPPENIEDLAKRYEDQY; this is encoded by the coding sequence ATGATTCAGAAGAACTGGCAGGAACTGATCAAGCCGAACAAGGTGGAGTTCTCTTCGAGCTCGCGCACCAGGGCGACGCTTGTTGCCGAACCGCTGGAGCGCGGCTTCGGCCTGACCCTCGGCAATGCGCTTCGCCGCGTTCTGCTCTCCTCGCTGCGCGGCGCTGCCGTCACGGCGGTGCAGATCGATGGCGTGCTGCATGAATTCTCCTCGATTCCGGGCGTCCGCGAAGACGTGACGGACATCGTGCTCAACATCAAGGAAATCGCCATCAAGATGGATGGCGACGACGCAAAGCGCATGGTCGTGCGCAAGCAGGGCCCGGGCGTTGTCACGGCTGGCGACATCCAGACGGTCGGCGATATCGAAATCCTCAACCCCGAGCATGTCATCTGCACGCTCGACGAGGGCGCCGAAATCCGCATGGAGTTCACCGTCAACAACGGCAAGGGCTACGTTCCGGCCGAACGCAATCGTGCGGAAGACGCTCCGATCGGTCTCATCCCGGTCGACAGCCTCTATTCGCCGGTCAAGAAGGTGTCCTACAAGGTAGAAAATACCCGCGAAGGACAGGTTCTCGACTACGACAAGCTGAACATGACCATCGAAACCGATGGCTCGATCACCGGCGAAGACGCCGTCGCTTTTGCGGCGCGCATCCTCCAGGATCAGCTTGGCGTCTTCGTCAACTTCGACGAGCCGCAGAAGGAAACCGAAGAGGAAGCAGTTACCGAACTCGCTTTCAACCCGGCTCTCCTCAAGAAGGTGGACGAACTCGAACTGTCGGTCCGTTCGGCAAACTGCCTGAAGAACGACAACATCGTCTACATCGGCGACCTCATTCAGAAGACCGAAGCAGAAATGCTCCGCACGCCGAATTTTGGTCGCAAGTCGCTGAACGAAATCAAGGAAGTTCTCGCTTCCATGGGCCTGCACCTCGGCATGGAAGTGCCGGCATGGCCGCCCGAGAACATCGAAGATCTCGCAAAGCGTTACGAAGACCAGTATTAA
- a CDS encoding adenylate kinase, which produces MRLILLGPPGAGKGTQAQRIVEKHGIPQLSTGDMLRAAVNAGTDVGKRAKAVMDAGKLVSDEIVIAIVSERIDQPDCANGFILDGFPRTLVQADATEAMLKAKGLGLSVVIEFRVDDEELVRRVAGRYSCAQCGSVYHDTDKVPAAEGVCDKCGSTHFKRRPDDNPETMTARLQVYYKETSPLIGYYHAKGKLRSVDGMAEIDQVTAEVESILSKL; this is translated from the coding sequence ATGAGACTTATCCTTTTGGGGCCGCCGGGCGCGGGTAAGGGAACCCAGGCCCAGCGGATCGTGGAAAAGCACGGCATTCCGCAGCTTTCCACCGGCGACATGCTGCGTGCGGCGGTTAACGCCGGCACCGATGTTGGCAAGCGCGCCAAGGCGGTCATGGACGCCGGCAAACTCGTCTCGGACGAGATCGTTATCGCCATCGTCTCGGAGCGAATCGATCAGCCAGATTGCGCCAACGGCTTCATCCTCGACGGTTTCCCCCGGACGCTCGTCCAGGCGGACGCCACCGAAGCGATGCTGAAGGCAAAGGGTCTCGGTCTGTCCGTCGTCATCGAATTCCGCGTCGATGATGAGGAACTGGTCCGTCGTGTTGCCGGTCGCTATTCCTGCGCACAGTGCGGCAGCGTCTATCACGACACCGACAAGGTTCCGGCTGCCGAAGGCGTGTGCGACAAGTGCGGTTCCACGCACTTCAAGCGCCGTCCGGATGACAACCCGGAGACCATGACGGCTCGGCTGCAGGTCTACTACAAGGAAACCTCGCCGCTGATCGGCTATTACCATGCCAAGGGCAAACTCAGGTCCGTGGACGGCATGGCGGAGATCGATCAGGTGACGGCCGAGGTCGAAAGTATTCTTTCCAAGCTTTAA
- the rpsK gene encoding 30S ribosomal protein S11: MAKEAVRVRRRERKNISSGVAHVNSTFNNTMITITDAQGNAIAWSSAGAKGFKGSRKSTPFAAQIAAEDCAKKAQEHGMKSLEVEVCGPGSGRESALRALQAAGFMITSIRDVTPIPHNGCRPRKKRRV, encoded by the coding sequence ATGGCTAAGGAAGCCGTCCGCGTTCGCCGTCGCGAGCGCAAGAATATCTCGTCGGGTGTCGCTCACGTCAACTCGACCTTCAACAACACGATGATCACCATCACCGACGCGCAGGGTAATGCGATCGCCTGGTCGTCGGCTGGCGCCAAGGGCTTCAAGGGCTCGCGCAAGTCGACCCCGTTCGCCGCCCAGATAGCTGCCGAAGACTGCGCCAAGAAGGCCCAGGAGCACGGCATGAAGTCGCTGGAAGTCGAAGTTTGCGGTCCGGGTTCGGGTCGTGAATCGGCTCTGCGCGCGCTCCAGGCTGCAGGTTTCATGATCACGTCCATCCGCGACGTGACCCCGATCCCGCACAATGGCTGCCGTCCGCGCAAGAAGCGCCGCGTCTGA
- the msrP gene encoding protein-methionine-sulfoxide reductase catalytic subunit MsrP, which produces MPSYRPSKIASSEITPRQIYLRRREFLGAAALGAMGLYSAGKASAAALSAVESKYKVDEKPTPIKDVTTYNNFYEFGLDKGDPAANSGDFKPLPWTIKVDGMVNKSGTFDLEALIKEFPIEERTYRMRCVEAWSMVIPWDGFPLASLLDKVEPLGSAKYVAFETVVRPEEMPGQKGFFQSLDWPYVEGLRLDEARHPLTLLAVGLYGETLPNQNGAPIRLVVPWKYGFKGIKSIVRITLTDQQPKNTWQVTNPQEYGFYANVNPAVDHPRWSQASERRIGESGFFGASRHPTLPFNGYADEVASLYAGMDLKANF; this is translated from the coding sequence ATGCCAAGCTATCGCCCATCGAAGATCGCGTCATCTGAGATCACGCCACGTCAGATCTATTTGCGCCGCCGGGAATTCCTAGGCGCGGCAGCGCTCGGCGCCATGGGGCTCTACAGTGCCGGCAAGGCGAGTGCCGCCGCCCTTTCCGCCGTCGAGAGCAAGTACAAGGTCGACGAGAAGCCGACGCCGATCAAGGACGTCACGACTTACAACAACTTTTATGAGTTCGGCCTCGACAAGGGCGATCCTGCGGCCAATTCCGGCGATTTCAAGCCGCTGCCCTGGACGATCAAGGTCGACGGCATGGTCAACAAATCAGGCACCTTCGACCTCGAGGCGCTGATCAAGGAATTCCCGATCGAGGAGCGCACCTATCGGATGCGCTGCGTCGAGGCCTGGTCGATGGTCATCCCCTGGGACGGCTTTCCGCTGGCATCGCTGCTCGACAAGGTTGAGCCACTCGGCAGCGCCAAATATGTCGCCTTCGAAACCGTGGTGCGGCCGGAGGAGATGCCGGGGCAGAAAGGCTTCTTCCAGTCGCTCGACTGGCCCTATGTCGAGGGTCTGCGCCTGGATGAGGCGCGCCATCCGCTGACGCTGCTTGCCGTCGGGCTCTATGGCGAAACGCTGCCGAACCAGAACGGCGCGCCGATCCGTCTCGTCGTGCCGTGGAAATACGGCTTCAAGGGCATCAAGTCGATCGTCAGGATCACCCTTACCGACCAGCAGCCGAAGAATACCTGGCAGGTGACCAATCCGCAGGAATACGGCTTCTACGCCAACGTCAACCCCGCGGTCGACCATCCGCGCTGGAGCCAGGCGAGCGAAAGGCGCATCGGCGAAAGCGGTTTCTTCGGCGCAAGCCGCCACCCCACCCTGCCCTTCAACGGCTATGCGGATGAGGTGGCGAGCCTCTATGCCGGCATGGATCTGAAGGCGAATTTCTGA
- the rpsM gene encoding 30S ribosomal protein S13, which yields MARIAGVNIPTAKRVVIALTYIHGIGPKFAQEIVEKVGIPAERRVHQLTDAEVLQIREAIDRDYQVEGDLRRDTAMNIKRLMDLGCYRGLRHRRGLPVRGQRTHTNARTRKGPAKAIAGKKK from the coding sequence GTGGCACGTATCGCTGGCGTCAACATCCCGACTGCAAAGCGCGTTGTTATCGCGCTGACCTACATTCACGGGATCGGTCCGAAATTCGCACAGGAAATCGTCGAGAAGGTCGGTATTCCGGCTGAACGTCGTGTGCATCAGCTGACGGACGCCGAAGTCCTTCAGATCCGCGAAGCAATCGACCGCGACTATCAGGTCGAGGGTGATCTTCGTCGCGATACCGCGATGAACATCAAGCGCCTGATGGATCTCGGCTGCTATCGCGGCCTGCGTCATCGTCGCGGCCTTCCGGTCCGTGGCCAGCGTACGCACACCAATGCCCGCACCCGCAAGGGCCCGGCAAAGGCAATCGCTGGTAAGAAGAAGTAA
- the rplO gene encoding 50S ribosomal protein L15, protein MKLNEIKDNEGSTHSRKRLGRGIGSGSGKTAGRGVKGQKSRSGVAINGFEGGQMPIYRRLPKRGFNNIFASDFVVVSLARIQAAIDAGKLDAKATVDAAALKAAGVIRRPKDGVRVLADGELKAKITIVVAGASKPAVEKIEKAGGTVTLLSAPAAAE, encoded by the coding sequence ATGAAACTCAATGAAATTAAAGACAACGAAGGCTCGACTCACAGCCGCAAGCGCCTCGGCCGCGGTATCGGCTCGGGCTCGGGCAAGACTGCCGGTCGCGGTGTGAAGGGTCAGAAGTCCCGTTCGGGCGTCGCCATCAACGGCTTCGAAGGCGGCCAGATGCCGATCTATCGTCGCCTGCCGAAGCGCGGCTTCAACAACATTTTCGCTTCCGATTTTGTTGTCGTGTCGCTCGCCCGTATCCAGGCGGCAATCGACGCCGGCAAGCTCGACGCCAAGGCGACCGTTGACGCAGCTGCTCTCAAGGCAGCCGGCGTCATCCGCCGCCCGAAGGACGGCGTTCGCGTTCTTGCCGACGGCGAGCTCAAGGCCAAGATCACCATCGTCGTTGCAGGCGCTTCCAAGCCTGCCGTCGAAAAGATCGAAAAGGCCGGCGGCACCGTGACGCTGCTTTCGGCTCCGGCTGCAGCCGAATAA
- a CDS encoding DUF1232 domain-containing protein has translation MQLISKAKIWARSLKRDIVALWLSARDRRVPWYAKAVAGAVAAYALSPVDLIPDFIPVLGYLDDLLIVPLGILLATRLVPAEVMSELRAEAARRIERPSGRAGLIFILAVWLTCIIFLALALRKLV, from the coding sequence ATGCAGCTGATATCAAAAGCCAAAATCTGGGCAAGGTCACTGAAGCGTGACATCGTTGCGCTGTGGCTTTCAGCCCGAGACCGCCGCGTGCCCTGGTATGCGAAAGCGGTAGCTGGCGCCGTTGCGGCCTATGCGCTGTCCCCCGTCGATCTCATCCCCGATTTCATTCCCGTGCTCGGCTATCTCGACGACCTGCTGATCGTGCCGCTCGGTATCCTGCTGGCAACAAGGCTTGTGCCGGCTGAGGTGATGAGCGAGCTTCGTGCCGAGGCAGCAAGACGCATCGAGCGTCCTTCCGGCCGGGCCGGACTGATTTTTATCCTTGCCGTCTGGCTCACCTGCATCATCTTCCTGGCTCTGGCACTGCGGAAGCTGGTTTGA
- the msrQ gene encoding protein-methionine-sulfoxide reductase heme-binding subunit MsrQ, whose amino-acid sequence MAQLSLAIPKRWQPASVWLLYVVGLVPAAWTFYLGATDQLGADPVKTFELFLGIWTIRFLIATLTVSPARELFGWNYLRYRRALGLLTFYYALMHFTVYMVLDQAMDINAVINDVLKRPFIMFGMAGLAMLAPLALTSNNVSIRRLGKNWIWLHRLVYIVAACGALHFALSTKILDLEQHIYVGLIIALILYRSWRPIARSRKQSQGRTRNRAVASAS is encoded by the coding sequence ATGGCGCAACTGTCGCTCGCCATCCCCAAGCGCTGGCAGCCCGCTTCCGTCTGGCTGCTTTATGTCGTGGGTCTGGTGCCTGCGGCCTGGACATTCTATCTCGGTGCGACCGATCAGCTCGGCGCCGATCCGGTCAAGACCTTCGAACTGTTTCTCGGCATCTGGACGATCCGCTTCCTGATCGCAACCCTTACCGTCTCCCCTGCCCGCGAGCTTTTCGGCTGGAACTATTTACGCTATCGCCGCGCTCTCGGCCTGCTGACTTTCTATTACGCACTGATGCATTTCACCGTCTACATGGTGCTCGATCAGGCGATGGATATAAATGCGGTGATCAACGACGTGCTGAAGCGGCCCTTCATCATGTTCGGCATGGCGGGACTTGCGATGCTCGCGCCATTGGCTCTGACATCCAACAACGTCTCGATCCGCCGTCTCGGCAAAAACTGGATCTGGCTGCACCGTCTCGTCTACATTGTCGCCGCCTGCGGAGCGCTGCACTTCGCGCTCTCGACCAAGATCCTCGATCTCGAGCAACATATCTATGTCGGGCTGATCATCGCGCTCATCCTCTACCGCTCCTGGCGACCGATTGCCCGCAGCCGGAAGCAGAGCCAGGGGCGGACGCGCAATCGCGCGGTAGCGTCAGCCTCGTGA
- the ilvD gene encoding dihydroxy-acid dehydratase, with amino-acid sequence MPAYRSRTTTHGRNMAGARGLWRATGMKDSDFGKPIIAVVNSFTQFVPGHVHLKDLGQLVAREIEAAGGVAKEFNTIAVDDGIAMGHDGMLYSLPSRELIADSVEYMVNAHCADAMVCISNCDKITPGMLMASLRLNIPTVFVSGGPMEAGKVVLHGKTHALDLVDAMVAAADDKISDEDVQTIERSACPTCGSCSGMFTANSMNCLTEALGLSLPGNGSTLATHADRKRLFVEAGHLIVDLARRYYEQDDVKALPRTIASKQAFENAMALDIAMGGSTNTVLHILAAAHEGEVDFTMTDIDALSRRVPCLSKVAPAKSDVHMEDVHRAGGIMSILGELDKGGLLNRDCPTVHAETLGDAIDRWDITRTTSDTVRNFYRAAPGGIPTQVAFSQEARWDELDTDRQNGVIRSVEHPFSKDGGLAVLKGNLAVDGCIVKTAGVDESILKFSGPARVFESQDASVKAILANEVKAGDVVVIRYEGPKGGPGMQEMLYPTSYLKSKGLGKACALITDGRFSGGTSGLSIGHASPEAANGGTIGLVREGDMIDIDIPNRTISLRVSETELAARRADQDAKGWKPTEVRKRNVTTALKAYAAFATSADRGAVRDLNAR; translated from the coding sequence ATGCCAGCTTACCGTTCCAGAACCACGACCCACGGCCGCAACATGGCAGGCGCGCGCGGCCTTTGGCGCGCCACGGGCATGAAGGATTCGGATTTCGGCAAGCCGATCATCGCGGTGGTGAATTCCTTCACCCAGTTCGTGCCCGGCCACGTCCATCTGAAGGATCTCGGCCAGCTCGTCGCCCGCGAAATCGAGGCGGCCGGCGGTGTTGCGAAGGAATTCAACACCATCGCCGTTGATGACGGCATCGCCATGGGCCATGACGGCATGCTCTATTCGCTGCCCTCGCGTGAGCTCATCGCCGACAGCGTCGAATACATGGTCAATGCCCATTGCGCCGACGCCATGGTCTGCATCTCCAACTGCGACAAGATCACCCCCGGCATGCTGATGGCATCGCTGCGCCTCAACATCCCCACCGTCTTCGTCTCCGGCGGCCCGATGGAAGCGGGCAAGGTCGTGCTGCACGGCAAGACGCATGCGCTCGACCTCGTCGATGCGATGGTCGCCGCGGCCGATGACAAGATCAGCGACGAGGACGTCCAGACCATCGAACGCTCGGCCTGTCCGACCTGCGGTTCGTGCTCCGGCATGTTTACCGCGAACTCCATGAACTGCCTGACCGAAGCGCTCGGCCTGTCGCTGCCCGGCAACGGCTCGACGCTTGCCACCCACGCCGACCGCAAGCGCCTCTTCGTCGAGGCCGGCCATCTGATCGTCGATCTCGCCCGCCGTTATTACGAGCAGGACGACGTCAAGGCGCTGCCGCGCACCATCGCCTCCAAGCAGGCCTTCGAGAATGCCATGGCGCTGGATATCGCCATGGGCGGTTCCACCAATACCGTCCTGCACATCCTTGCCGCCGCCCATGAAGGCGAGGTCGATTTCACCATGACCGATATCGACGCGCTGTCGCGTCGCGTGCCGTGCCTGTCGAAGGTCGCACCCGCCAAGAGCGATGTTCATATGGAAGATGTCCACCGCGCCGGCGGCATCATGTCGATCCTCGGCGAGCTCGACAAGGGCGGTCTCTTGAACCGCGATTGCCCGACCGTGCATGCCGAGACGCTCGGCGACGCGATCGATCGCTGGGACATCACCCGCACCACCAGCGACACTGTCCGCAACTTTTATCGTGCTGCTCCCGGCGGCATCCCGACCCAGGTCGCCTTCAGCCAGGAAGCCCGCTGGGACGAACTCGACACCGACCGCCAGAACGGCGTCATCCGCTCGGTCGAACATCCTTTCTCCAAGGACGGCGGCCTTGCCGTGCTCAAGGGCAACCTCGCGGTCGACGGCTGCATCGTCAAGACGGCCGGCGTCGATGAATCGATCCTGAAATTCTCCGGCCCGGCCCGCGTCTTCGAAAGCCAGGATGCTTCCGTCAAGGCGATCCTCGCCAACGAGGTCAAGGCCGGTGACGTCGTCGTCATCCGCTACGAAGGCCCGAAGGGTGGCCCCGGCATGCAGGAAATGCTCTATCCCACAAGCTATCTGAAGTCGAAGGGCCTGGGCAAAGCCTGTGCGCTGATCACCGACGGCCGCTTCTCCGGCGGCACCTCCGGCCTGTCGATCGGCCACGCCTCGCCGGAAGCGGCAAATGGCGGCACGATCGGCCTGGTGCGCGAAGGCGACATGATCGACATCGACATCCCGAACCGCACGATCAGCCTGCGCGTCAGCGAGACCGAACTTGCCGCCCGCCGCGCCGATCAGGACGCCAAGGGCTGGAAGCCCACGGAAGTGCGCAAGCGCAACGTCACGACCGCGCTGAAGGCCTATGCGGCCTTCGCCACGAGTGCCGATCGCGGCGCCGTGCGGGATCTGAACGCACGTTGA
- the secY gene encoding preprotein translocase subunit SecY codes for MASAAEQLASNLNFSTFAKAEDLKKRLWFTLAALLVYRLGTHIPLPGLNPEAYAQAFRGQAGGILGLFNMFSGGAVQRMAIFALGIMPYISASIIVQLMTSVVPALENLKKEGEQGRKIINQYTRYGTVILGALQAYGIAAGLESGQGLVVEPGLFFRVSTVLTLLGGTMFLMWLGEQITSRGIGNGISLIIFAGIAAGLPTALAGTLELGRTGALSTFLILLVIIVAIGVIGVIVFVERAQRRLLIQYPKRQVGNRMFQGDTSHLPLKLNTSGVIPAIFASSLLLLPATLAGFASSTAMPAWATSIVAALGHGQPLYMVLYAALIAFFAFFYTAIVFNPKDTADNLKKHGGFIPGIRPGERTAEYIDYVLTRITVIGAIYLVFVCILPEILVSQTGIPLSLGGTSLLIVVSVTLDTVAQIQGHLIAQQYEGLIKKSKLRGGKRGR; via the coding sequence ATGGCTTCTGCAGCGGAACAATTGGCATCCAACCTCAATTTTTCGACCTTTGCCAAAGCCGAGGATTTGAAGAAGCGCTTGTGGTTCACACTGGCAGCTCTCCTCGTCTACAGGCTCGGCACCCATATTCCGCTTCCGGGCCTCAATCCTGAAGCTTATGCCCAGGCTTTCCGCGGCCAGGCAGGCGGCATTCTCGGCCTCTTCAACATGTTTTCGGGCGGCGCTGTCCAGCGCATGGCGATCTTCGCGCTCGGCATCATGCCCTATATCTCTGCTTCGATCATCGTGCAGCTCATGACCTCGGTCGTGCCGGCGCTCGAAAACCTCAAGAAAGAGGGCGAGCAGGGCCGCAAGATCATCAACCAGTATACCCGCTACGGCACGGTCATTCTCGGTGCGCTCCAGGCCTACGGCATTGCCGCCGGCCTTGAGAGTGGCCAGGGCCTCGTTGTCGAGCCGGGCTTGTTCTTCCGTGTTTCCACCGTTCTGACGCTGCTCGGCGGCACCATGTTCCTGATGTGGCTCGGTGAGCAGATCACCTCGCGCGGCATCGGTAACGGCATCTCGCTGATCATCTTCGCCGGCATCGCCGCCGGTCTTCCGACAGCTCTTGCCGGCACGCTGGAACTCGGCCGCACCGGTGCGCTGTCGACCTTCCTCATCCTGCTTGTCATCATCGTCGCGATCGGCGTCATCGGCGTCATCGTCTTTGTCGAGCGGGCGCAGCGCCGGCTGCTGATCCAGTATCCGAAGCGCCAGGTCGGCAACCGCATGTTCCAGGGCGATACCTCGCACCTGCCGCTGAAGCTCAACACCTCGGGCGTCATCCCGGCGATCTTCGCCTCGTCGCTGCTGCTGCTGCCGGCAACGCTTGCAGGCTTTGCCAGCAGCACGGCAATGCCCGCCTGGGCAACCTCGATCGTCGCGGCGCTGGGCCATGGCCAGCCGCTCTACATGGTGCTCTATGCGGCGCTGATCGCCTTCTTCGCCTTCTTCTACACGGCCATCGTCTTCAATCCGAAGGACACGGCCGACAATCTGAAGAAGCATGGCGGCTTCATTCCCGGCATCCGCCCGGGCGAACGAACCGCCGAATATATCGACTACGTGCTGACCCGAATCACCGTGATCGGCGCGATCTATCTCGTCTTCGTCTGCATCCTTCCGGAGATCTTGGTGTCGCAAACCGGCATTCCATTATCCCTTGGTGGGACTTCGCTTTTGATCGTGGTTAGCGTAACTCTTGATACGGTTGCACAGATCCAGGGTCACCTGATCGCGCAGCAATACGAAGGCCTGATCAAGAAATCGAAGTTGCGTGGAGGAAAGAGGGGGAGATGA